One window of the Cryptomeria japonica chromosome 7, Sugi_1.0, whole genome shotgun sequence genome contains the following:
- the LOC131037165 gene encoding protein CDI, with product MALFRHCIRKISPKVLPPSSFMNAARSKLRMQFYSSGNAGSESSLPSRQALKLIFGAAGLGLGVAATSSSALANTHEDDKSKNLPDSKPASSQNLLASAKASGPVVTKSGKTLNKLKVFVGYDPREDAAYEVCRYSILKHATIPVEVIPIKQPDLRNAGLYWRSRGLTESTEFSFTRFLTPFLAGFDGWAVFVDCDFLYTADIRELAELIDDKYAIMCVQHDYTPKSTTKMDGAVQTVYPRKNWSSMVLYNCSHPKNRVLTPDVVNSQSGAFLHRFMWLDDTDIGSIPFVWNFLVGHNKVDEENGFPKAIHYTSGGPWFEAWKDCEFADLWVKERDEYVRSQRIQRVVQDELVSLLEDRMVERSQGIEKRVVDLEGRLKEVNI from the coding sequence ATGGCGCTATTCCGTCACTGCATTAGAAAAATCTCGCCAAAAGTCTTGCCACCATCAAGCTTCATGAATGCTGCCAGATCCAAGCTGCGTATGCAATTTTATAGCTCAGGAAACGCAGGATCTGAGTCCTCGCTTCCTAGCCGCCAAGCTCTTAAGCTAATCTTTGGGGCCGCTGGGCTAGGGTTAGGTGTAGCAGCCACTTCTTCCTCTGCGCTAGCAAATACCCATGAGGATGACAAAAGTAAAAATTTGCCGGATTCCAAGCCTGCTTCTAGTCAAAATTTACTGGCTTCGGCCAAAGCGAGCGGTCCTGTGGTAACAAAGAGCGGGAAAACCCTAAACAAGCTAAAAGTCTTTGTAGGCTACGATCCGCGTGAGGATGCAGCTTACGAAGTATGCCGCTATTCAATCCTGAAGCACGCAACTATTCCTGTTGAAGTTATTCCCATCAAACAGCCAGATTTGCGCAATGCAGGGCTTTACTGGCGAAGCCGTGGCTTGACAGAAAGCACAGAGTTTTCTTTTACTCGTTTTTTGACTCCTTTCTTGGCCGGATTCGATGGCTGGGCTGTTTTTGTGGACTGTGACTTTCTTTACACTGCAGATATAAGGGAATTGGCCGAGCTTATAGATGATAAGTATGCAATTATGTGTGTTCAGCATGATTATACCCCAAAGAGCACCACAAAGATGGATGGAGCTGTGCAGACGGTTTACCCTCGGAAGAATTGGTCATCCATGGTTTTGTATAATTGCTCGCACCCAAAGAACAGGGTTTTGACACCTGATGTTGTGAATTCTCAGTCTGGTGCATTTTTGCACAGGTTCATGTGGCTGGATGATACTGACATTGGCTCCATTCCCTTTGTGTGGAATTTTTTGGTTGGACATAATAAGGTTGATGAGGAGAATGGTTTTCCTAAGGCAATTCATTATACGTCAGGGGGTCCCTGGTTCGAGGCATGGAAGGACTGTGAGTTTGCTGATCTCTGGGTTAAGGAGAGGGATGAGTATGTTCGGTCCCAGAGGATTCAGAGGGTTGTTCAGGACGAGCTGGTTAGTCTATTGGAAGATAGGATGGTAGAGAGATCGCAGGGAATTGAGAAGAGGGTTGTGGATCTGGAAGGGAGGCTTAAGGAAGTCAATATTTAA